Genomic segment of Deltaproteobacteria bacterium:
CCTGCGCCATGCCGAAGCCCCGAAAGAGATTCGCGAAGTTGGCGACGAAGGCGCCCGTCGCCCAGCCCCGGTCGCGCAGCGCCTCGGCGAGCGTCGTGCGGTCGTCGGCGAGCGGGAAGACGCGGCGCCGTCCGTAGATCGCCGGCCCCGTGCTCCAGCCGCCGACGTAGTGCGCGCCGTGCCGGCTCGGATACATCCCGGTGAGCATCGACGCGTGCCCCGGCACCGTCCACTGCGCCGGCGAGCGCGCCTGCGTGAAGCTGAGGCCATCGGCGGCGAGCTCGCTCAAATGCGGCGAGGTCCGGCGCTCGTAGCCGTAGGTCGACATGTGATCGGCCCGCGTCGTGTCCATCGAAATGAGGAACACGTCGGGCGCGCCGGCGGGCGCGACCGCGCGCAGCGGACGAGGATCTTCGAAGGGTGCGACCGAGAGCGGCTTTCCCCAGACCAAGCTGGCGACGACCGCCGCGACCCCCCACGTCGCGAGACGAACGCCGTCCCGCCGCACCACGCAGCCGACGAGGCGGTCGGCGGCGACTCCCACGAGCGGCAGGACCGCGAGGACCAGGACGAGTGCGACGCCGTTCGGCTCCTGCTTGCTGAAGTAGGAGCTCTGCACCTCGGTGATGCCGGTCTTGCCGATGGCGAGCGCCGCCGTCGCGACGAGCGTCACGTGCAGGAAGCCGAGCGCGCCGCTTCGCCGCCCGGCGACCAGCACGCCGATCGCGGCCGCGAGGGTGCCGACCACCACGAACATCGCCTCGGCGAGAAGGCCGGGTGGCTCGTAGACGCGCAGCAGGCCGTACACGATCGTCACGCCGAGCGCGTACGCCGCGACATCGCCGCGCCCGAGCGCGCCGAGGACCGCGCCGACCACGAGACCGCCGGCTCCCGCGATCACGAGATCCAGCGCGAGGACGATCAGCGCCTGGCGGAGCGGGATGACCCCGCCGAAGGCGTAGTTCACGGCCTGCTCGACGAGCCACCAGACGATGCCCGCCGCGAGCCCGGCTCCGAGGCCGCGGACGATGCCGGCGCCGATGCCGACGCGCGTGTCGCTTCCGGTCATGCTTCCTCTTTCTCCCTCAGTCTCCGTGCTCGCCGAAGCGCCACAGCACGCGGAACGTCGGCCGCCGTCCGCTGAGATGCGTGACGATGCCGAGTCCGACGCCGACCATGCCCCAGAAGAAGATCTGGATCGTCACGTTGAAGAAGACGTTGGCGTCGGTCATGGAGATCAACACGCCCACCATCGAGCTGAAGATCGCCCACACGATGCGCCGCATGTGCGGGTCGTGGATCTGGTCGTACCCGCGGTACAGCGCGAGCAGCGTCGCGCCGAAGATCCAGAGCATGAGTCCCCACCCGATCAAGCCGTGCTGACGGATCAGGGTGAGGTGCATGTTGTTCGAAATGTACGGACGGTCCTTCTCCGAGATGGGCGAAACGGCCTGGCGCCGGGTGCTGCCGACCCCGAGCAGCAACTGCGGAACGGGCGCCGAAAACACCTCGTGCGCCGCATCCCGGCGGCGCGCCGCCTCGGCCGTCACTTCCGGCAAAGAGAGTCGGAGGTGGGCGCCGCCGAGCGCGATCATCGTCCCCATGACGACGAACAGAGCGACGATGGCGAGGAGACGATATCGGCTCCGCCAGAGGAACGTTCCGAACGTCACCAGCAACGCAACGAAGCCCATGCGCGTCTGCGTCAGGAAGACGCCGACGAGCGCGATGGTCGCGCACGCGACCCAGAGGTCGCGCACCTCCCGGGTCCGGCTGTGCAGCATCTGCGTCAACAGGAACGGCAGTCCGAGCACGAGGTACGTCGCGAGGAGCACGGGGTTGCCGAGCGTCGACGACATCCGGGCGGCGCTCTGCGCCCCGAGCTGGTTCGCGACCCCCACCTGCATGAGGCCGATCATCGACACGGCGACCGCCGACAAGCCGACGACGGTCGCGATCTGATTGGCTTCGGTCTGCGAGAGTCGCGTCGTCACGATCAGGAAGGTCAAGAAGAACCCCGTCGCGACGTAGTACAGGACGCCCTGAATCGCGGAGGCGGGATCGCCCGAGAAGAGCGCCGCGACGAGCGCGAAGCCGACGAACGCGCCGATCGCGCCGTTCACCGGCGTATCGTAGATGCAGAGTCGGTGGCGCGGCGACCGCTGCACGGCGATCCACGCCGCCGTCACGGCCACGAAGAACTCGAACGGGCTCAGCTTGAACGTGCCGATCTCGAGCTGGAACGGGTAGTGGAAGAGGCCCGGGAGCAACGCGGCCGACAGGAACAACGCGGTCAGCAGGAGCCCCAGGGTCATCCACCGGTTCAACACCTTGATGAACGTCAGAGTGACCAACCGGACGTCGAGCCACCATCCGCGGTTCTCGATGTAGATCTCGTCGTAGCGGAGCTTGTCGCGGGGGTGCGTAAAGTAGCCGCCGCGGACCTGCGCGAGGCCGGTCATACCCGGATTCACCGCGAAGCGCCGGAGATAGCCCGGGATCTCGCGCGAGAGCGTCTCCAGGAATATCGGCCGCACGGGACGCGGTCCGACCAAGTTCATCGTGCCGAAGATGACGTTGAAGAGCTGCGGGATCTCGTCGAGCTTCGCGCGCTTCAGCAGGCGGCCGATGCGCGTGTAGAAGCCGTCGGAGTGCTCGAGCAGGCGCGCGCCGATCCGCTGCTCGGCGCCGACCTCGAGCGTGCGGAACTTGTAGATGGTGAAGGCGGCGGCGCCACGCCCGAGGCGTTTGCCGCGATAGAGGATCGGGCCCGGACTCGTGAGCTTGATCGCGACCGCAATGACGAACGCGAGGGGCGACAACACCACGAGGCCGATGATCGCCGCGAGGCGCTGCCAGATGGGCGTCGCCCCGCCGATCACCGTGAGCGCGGCGGACTCGGCGGACGGACGCGCCAGCTCTGGCGCCTCGATGCTCGGCATCCGCGGGGTGACGGATGCGCTGCTGACGGGAGTGAGCATGCTCATGGATCTCAGGATCCTCGGGCTGCCAGGCCGACGGCGGCCGCGGTTGGCACTGCGGGGTGAGAAGCGACGGCGCGGGCGCGCGCCTGTTGCCACATGTCGTACCAATTCATGAACACGAGCAGCGTCCACAACGGGCGACTGTGGTCCATCTGCATGGAATCGTGCTCGGCGATCAGCCGGCGCACGTAGAACGGCTCGAAGAGGCCGACCCGCCCGAGCGCCGTCGGCGACAACACGTCGGCGACCATGTCGCGCAGGTCGTTGCGAAGCCAGGTCGCGACCGGCACGTTGAAGCCGCGCTTCTTCGCTTGCAGGATCGATGCGGGGACGTGCTCGGCGAGCGCCCGCTTCAGGATCCACTTCTTGTTGAAGCGGCGGAGCTTCACGTCGCTCGGGAGCCGCGCCGCGAGTTCGACCAGCTTGGTGTCGAGAAACGGCACGCGCGCCTCGAGCGAGTGCGCCATGCTCATGCGGTCGGCCTTCGTGAGGATGTCGTCCGGCAAGAAGATGTGCGAGTCGATCGCGAGGAGCTGCGCGAGCCAGTCGTCGGTTCCGGCGCGCTCCGCGGCGGCGCGGAACAGCGCCGCGGTCTCGAGCCGCGGGTCGTGGGCCTCGCGCACGCAAAGCTCGGCTTGCGCCGCTTCCGACAACACCACCTTCCACCAGAAATGCCCGTCGGCGAGCGGCAGAGCGGCGCCGGCAACGAAGCGTTTCGCCTTGTAGTCGAGGCTCACCCTGGCGTGAGAGACCGGCAGCCGTCGAATGACCGCGGGGACGAGGCTCCGGCCGACCACCCCCGGCAGCCGCCGGTAGAGCGCGGCGAGCTTGCCGGCGAGATAGGTCTCGTATCCGGCGAAAACCTCGTCGCCGCCCTCGCCCGACAGCACCACCTTCACGTGCCGGTGCGCGAGCTCGGACACGTAGTAGACCGGCACGGCGGACGAATCGGCGAAGGGCTCCCCGAAGTGTCGCACCAGCGCCGGCAGCACGCGGAGCGCGTCGGGCCGCACGACGATCTCGTGATGCTCGGTCCCGTAGCGGGTCGCGACCTGGCGCGCGAGCTCGAGTTCGTCGAAGCTCTTCTCCTCGAATCCGACCGAGAAGGTCTGGATCCTCTGCGGCGCCATCTCGCTCATGAGCCCGACGAGACCGCTCGAATCGACGCCGCCCGACAGGAACACCCCGATCGGAACGTCGGAGAGGAGATGGCTCTTCACCGCGGCGCGCAGCGCCTCCCGCACCTCCTCGACGTAGTCCTCGGCGCGCCGCGCCGAGGTCTCGGGAGC
This window contains:
- the asnB gene encoding asparagine synthase (glutamine-hydrolyzing), producing MCGIVGQYNYGDGTPMSDGTLHRMCSAIVHRGPDHEGHFLDGAFGMGMTRLSINDLEGGHQPLANEEGSVVVVCNGEIYNSPALRRELEARGHRVTSHSDVAVIPHLYEEHGEDFVRHLDGMFALALWDARKRILCLARDRIGIKPLYVATRPGAVAFASEITALMAGGWCEDLDLTSLHHYLSLGYIPAPGSIFAGVRKLEPGTQATFAPGRALAERRYWQLRFAPETSARRAEDYVEEVREALRAAVKSHLLSDVPIGVFLSGGVDSSGLVGLMSEMAPQRIQTFSVGFEEKSFDELELARQVATRYGTEHHEIVVRPDALRVLPALVRHFGEPFADSSAVPVYYVSELAHRHVKVVLSGEGGDEVFAGYETYLAGKLAALYRRLPGVVGRSLVPAVIRRLPVSHARVSLDYKAKRFVAGAALPLADGHFWWKVVLSEAAQAELCVREAHDPRLETAALFRAAAERAGTDDWLAQLLAIDSHIFLPDDILTKADRMSMAHSLEARVPFLDTKLVELAARLPSDVKLRRFNKKWILKRALAEHVPASILQAKKRGFNVPVATWLRNDLRDMVADVLSPTALGRVGLFEPFYVRRLIAEHDSMQMDHSRPLWTLLVFMNWYDMWQQARARAVASHPAVPTAAAVGLAARGS
- a CDS encoding sugar transferase; translated protein: MSMLTPVSSASVTPRMPSIEAPELARPSAESAALTVIGGATPIWQRLAAIIGLVVLSPLAFVIAVAIKLTSPGPILYRGKRLGRGAAAFTIYKFRTLEVGAEQRIGARLLEHSDGFYTRIGRLLKRAKLDEIPQLFNVIFGTMNLVGPRPVRPIFLETLSREIPGYLRRFAVNPGMTGLAQVRGGYFTHPRDKLRYDEIYIENRGWWLDVRLVTLTFIKVLNRWMTLGLLLTALFLSAALLPGLFHYPFQLEIGTFKLSPFEFFVAVTAAWIAVQRSPRHRLCIYDTPVNGAIGAFVGFALVAALFSGDPASAIQGVLYYVATGFFLTFLIVTTRLSQTEANQIATVVGLSAVAVSMIGLMQVGVANQLGAQSAARMSSTLGNPVLLATYLVLGLPFLLTQMLHSRTREVRDLWVACATIALVGVFLTQTRMGFVALLVTFGTFLWRSRYRLLAIVALFVVMGTMIALGGAHLRLSLPEVTAEAARRRDAAHEVFSAPVPQLLLGVGSTRRQAVSPISEKDRPYISNNMHLTLIRQHGLIGWGLMLWIFGATLLALYRGYDQIHDPHMRRIVWAIFSSMVGVLISMTDANVFFNVTIQIFFWGMVGVGLGIVTHLSGRRPTFRVLWRFGEHGD
- a CDS encoding sulfatase; this encodes MTGSDTRVGIGAGIVRGLGAGLAAGIVWWLVEQAVNYAFGGVIPLRQALIVLALDLVIAGAGGLVVGAVLGALGRGDVAAYALGVTIVYGLLRVYEPPGLLAEAMFVVVGTLAAAIGVLVAGRRSGALGFLHVTLVATAALAIGKTGITEVQSSYFSKQEPNGVALVLVLAVLPLVGVAADRLVGCVVRRDGVRLATWGVAAVVASLVWGKPLSVAPFEDPRPLRAVAPAGAPDVFLISMDTTRADHMSTYGYERRTSPHLSELAADGLSFTQARSPAQWTVPGHASMLTGMYPSRHGAHYVGGWSTGPAIYGRRRVFPLADDRTTLAEALRDRGWATGAFVANFANLFRGFGMAQGFQRYEDHPELLLRPIPHVVGFMQQFSPAFMKKPFRSAQEINGAALAWLDKVPAGRPAFVFMNYLEPHHWIAAPPYDLWARELPDAARLARKGLFTHAVPANLSKDERDFVAANYDGQILAMDAALGELVAELKERGRYENALIVVTADHGELLGEHDIVGHGGRMMYEGLLRVPMVVKLPGASRPKGVVADSVQLVDILPTVLQTIGAPLPGGVQGSPLQQVAHDSLAEEHINPEFVSFYGEVYNRALRVIYEGPYKLISTSRGERFLFDLGKDPGEEQNLAEREPQRVTGMEDELEAAMSAMDSNVAAAVDPYADLHEHIE